One part of the Paramormyrops kingsleyae isolate MSU_618 chromosome 2, PKINGS_0.4, whole genome shotgun sequence genome encodes these proteins:
- the LOC111857504 gene encoding 2-oxoglutarate dehydrogenase complex component E1 isoform X3: MHRLRTCAARLRPLTASQTAQSLPWQRQQATPRTFRPVRCYTAPVAAEPFLNGTSSNYVEEMYYAWLENPKSVHKSWDIFFRNANAGAPPGTAYQSPPPLGVILSGLPQVQTLVGAQPNVEKLVEDHLAVQSLIRAYQIRGHHVAQLDPLGIMDADLDSCVPADIITSSDKLGFYGLEESDLDKVFRLPTTTFIGGNESALPLREIIRRLEMAYCQHIGVEFMFINDLDQCQWIRQKFEKPGVMQFTLEEKRTLLARMVRSTRFEEFLQRKWSSEKRFGLEGCESLIPALKTIIDKSSEKGVEYVIMGMPHRGRLNVLANVIRKELEQIFCQFDSKLEAADEGSGDVKYHLGMYHRRINRVTDRNITLSLVANPSHLEAADPVVQGKTKAEQFYCGDTEGNRVMSILLHGDAAFAGQGIVYETFHLSDLPSHTTHGTVHVVVNNQIGFTTDPRMARSSPYPTDVARVVNAPIFHVNADDPEAVMYVCNVAAEWRATFHKDVVVDLVCYRRNGHNEMDEPMFTQPLMYKQIKKQKGVLQKYAEKLIADGAVSRQEYEEEIAKYDKICEEAYTRSKDEKILHIKHWLDSPWPGFFTLDGQPKSMSCPSTGLSEEELCHIGQVASSVPVEDFTIHGGLTRILKSRGEMIKNRMVDWALGEYMAFGSLLKEGIHVRLSGQDVERGTFSHRHHVLHDQNVDKRTCIPMNHLSPNQAPYTVCNSSLSEYGVLGFELGFAMASPNALVLWEAQFGDFHNTAQCIIDQFISPGQAKWVRQNGIVLLLPHGMEGMGPEHSSARPERFLQMCNDDPDVFPKITEDFAVRQLYDCNWIVVNCSNPASYFHVMRRQILQPFRKPLIIFTPKSLLRHPEAKSSFDDMLTGTHFSRLIPEEGPATQKPSNVKRLIFCTGKVYYELTRERKARDLEDTVAIARIEQLSPFPFDLVKAETEKYPDADLVWCQEEHKNQGYYDYVKPRMRTTINRTRPVWYAGRDPAAAPATGNKKAHLLELARLLDTAFSLDAFKGQV; the protein is encoded by the exons ATGCACCGCTTAAGGACTTGTGCTGCGCGGCTGCGGCCCCTCACGGCCTCACAGACTGCTCAGAGCCTGCCGTGGCAGAGGCAGCAGGCCACCCCCAGGACGTTCCGGCCTGTCAGGTGCTACACGGCGCCTGTGGCCGCAGAGCCTTTTCTCAATGGGACTAGCTCCAACTATGTGGAGGAGATGTACTATGCCTGGCTGGAGAACCCCAAGAGTGTCCATAAG TCTTGGGACATCTTCTTCCGCAACGCTAACGCCGGTGCCCCCCCTGGCACGGCCTACCAGAGCCCCCCTCCGCTGGGCGTGATCCTGTCGGGGCTCCCGCAGGTGCAGACGCTGGTGGGCGCGCAGCCCAATGTGGAGAAGCTGGTGGAGGATCACCTGGCTGTTCAGTCCCTCATCCGCGCCTATCAG AtccgcgggcaccatgttgcTCAGCTGGACCCCCTCGGGATCATGGACGCCGATCTGGATTCTTGCGTCCCCGCTGACATAATCACATCTTCGGATAAACTCG GGTTCTATGGGCTGGAAGAGTCCGACCTGGATAAGGTGTTCCGCCTGCCTACCACTACCTTCATCGGGGGTAATGAGAGTGCGCTTCCTCTGAGAGAGATCATCCGACGGCTGGAG ATGGCATACTGCCAGCACATTGGGGTAGAGTTCATGTTCATCAATGACCTGGACCAGTGTCAGTGGATCAGACAGAAGTTTGAGAAACCCGGGGTGATGCAGTTCACGTTGGAGGAGAAGAGAACACTGCTGGCTCGCATGGTCCGCTCTACCAG GTTTGAGGAGTTCCTGCAGAGGAAGTGGTCGTCTGAGAAGCGATTTGGCCTGGAGGGGTGCGAGTCTCTGATACCTGCCCTCAAGACCATTATCGACAAATCCAGTGAGAAAGGCGTGGAGTATGTCATCATGGGCATGCCCCACAG AGGTCGCCTCAATGTCTTAGCCAACGTGATCCGCAAGGAGCTGGAGCAGATCTTCTGCCAGTTCGACTCCAAGCTGGAGGCAGCAGATGAG GGGTCTGGTGATGTAAAGTACCACTTGGGGATGTACCACCGGCGAATCAACAGAGTAACGGATCGCAACATCACATTGTCTCTTGTGGCCAACCCCTCCCACCTGGAGGCTGCGGACCCCGTGGTGCAAGGGAAGACCAAAGCTGAGCAGTTCTACTGCGGGGATACTGAGGGTAACAGG GTGATGTCCATCCTGCTGCACGGCGACGCTGCCTTCGCTGGCCAGGGCATCGTGTACGAGACGTTCCATCTGAGCGACCTGCCATCCCACACCACTCATGGCACGGTGCATGTCGTCGTCAACAACCAG ATCGGATTTACGACAGACCCCCGTATGGCCCGGTCCTCCCCCTACCCCACCGATGTGGCACGGGTGGTCAACGCCCCCATCTTCCACGTCAACGCGGATGACCCGGAGGCTGTGATGTATGTGTGCAATGTGGCTGCCGAGTGGAGGGCCACCTTCCACAAGGACGTGGTCGTAGATCTG GTGTGCTACCGCAGGAATGGCCACAACGAGATGGATGAGCCCATGTTCACGCAGCCCCTCATGTACAAGCAGATCAAGAAGCAAAAAGGCGTCTTGCAGAAGTACGCGGAGAAACTGATTGCCGATGGTGCCGTCAGCCGGCAGGAGTACGAG GAGGAGATCGCCAAATATGACAAGATCTGCGAGGAAGCGTACACGCGCTCTAAAGACGAGAAGATCCTCCACATCAAGCACTGGCTTGACTCCCCCTGGCCCG GTTTTTTCACCCTGGATGGCCAGCCCAAGAGCATGAGCTGCCCATCCACCGGGCTCAGCGAGGAGGAGCTCTGCCACATTGGGCAGGTGGCCTCTTCCGTGCCTGTGGAGGACTTCACCATCCACGGGG GGCTGACCCGCATCCTTAAGAGCAGAGGGGAGATGATAAAGAACCGCATGGTGGACTGGGCCCTCGGGGAGTACATGGCCTTTGGGTCACTGCTCAAGGAGGGCATCCACGTCCGCCTCAGTGGTCAGGATGTGGAGAGGGGCACCTTCAG CCACCGTCACCATGTGCTGCATGATCAGAATGTGGACAAGAGGACTTGCATACCCATGAACCACCTATCCCCCAACCAGGCCCCCTACACCGTGTGCAACAGCTCCCTGTCTGAGTACGGCGTACTGG GCTTTGAGTTGGGTTTCGCCATGGCCAGCCCCAACGCCCTGGTCCTGTGGGAGGCCCAGTTCGGAGACTTCCACAACACGGCCCAGTGCATCATTGACCAGTTCATCAGCCCCGGCCAGGCTAAGTGGGTCCGTCAGAACGGCATCGTGCTGCTGCTGCCCCACGGCATGGAGGGCATG GGCCCGGAGCACTCCTCTGCTCGTCCGGAGAGGTTCCTGCAGATGTGCAATGATGACCCGGATGTCTTCCCG AAAATCACAGAGGACTTTGCCGTGCGCCAACTGTACGACTGCAACTGGATAGTGGTGAACTGCTCCAACCCAGCCAGCTACTTCCATGTGATGAGACGGCAAATCCTGCAGCCATTCAGGAAACCA CTCATCATCTTCACTCCCAAGTCTCTCCTGCGTCACCCTGAGGCTAAATCCAGTTTTGACGACATGTTAACAG GCACTCACTTTTCGCGCCTGATCCCGGAGGAGGGCCCTGCCACTCAGAAGCCCAGCAACGTGAAGAGGCTCATCTTCTGCACAGGGAAGGTGTACTACGAGCTGACCAGAGAGCGCAAGGCCCGTGACTTGGAGGACACGGTGGCCATTGCTCGCATCGAGCAG CTGTCCCCGTTCCCCTTTGACCTGGTGAAAGCGGAGACAGAGAAGTACCCGGATGCAGACCTAGTGTGGTGCCAGGAGGAGCACAAGAACCAGGGCTACTACGATTACGTGAAGCCCCGCATGCGCACCACCATCAACCGCACCCGACCAGTCTG GTATGCCGGCCGTGATCCTGCAGCTGCTCCTGCCACCGGCAACAAGAAGGCCCACCTGCTGGAGCTGGCTCGTCTCCTGGACACTGCCTTCAGCCTGGATGCCTTCAAGGGCCAGGTCTAG